The Pricia mediterranea genome includes a window with the following:
- a CDS encoding hydroxypyruvate isomerase family protein, whose translation MKRRNFLQKTALTGGALSMGGALTYAAIPNTSAEPHKFNLNYAPHLGMFEELAGKDPIDQINFMADQGFTAFEDNGMMKRDTALQTKMGETLAKRGMTMGVFVVDKGGNMANTLAAGKQEYIDIFLDGCNRAVETAKRCNAKWMTVVPGGYERNLPIGVQDAHVIEALRRGAEIFEPHGLVMVLEPLSDSPDLYLQNSDQTYMICKAVNSPSCKILYDIYHLQKTEGHIIRNMDLTWDEIAYIQIGDNPGRKEPTTGELNYKNIFKWISEKGYDGVLGMEHGNSKEGKAGEQAVIDAYKQVDDFL comes from the coding sequence ATGAAGCGAAGAAACTTTCTACAAAAAACAGCTCTGACCGGAGGGGCACTATCCATGGGCGGGGCACTCACCTATGCCGCTATCCCGAATACCTCCGCCGAACCCCATAAATTTAACCTTAACTATGCCCCCCATTTGGGAATGTTCGAAGAACTTGCGGGCAAAGACCCGATCGATCAAATCAATTTTATGGCCGATCAAGGTTTTACCGCCTTTGAAGACAACGGCATGATGAAGCGCGACACCGCCCTCCAGACCAAAATGGGCGAGACCCTGGCCAAGCGCGGTATGACCATGGGTGTTTTCGTAGTCGATAAAGGAGGTAATATGGCGAACACCTTGGCTGCAGGCAAGCAAGAATACATCGATATATTTTTGGACGGATGTAACAGGGCCGTCGAGACCGCCAAAAGGTGCAACGCAAAATGGATGACAGTAGTACCGGGCGGCTACGAAAGAAACCTGCCTATCGGAGTACAGGACGCCCATGTTATTGAAGCCCTAAGACGCGGTGCCGAAATTTTTGAGCCGCATGGCCTGGTCATGGTACTTGAGCCGCTGTCCGACTCTCCCGACCTATATTTGCAGAACTCCGATCAGACCTACATGATTTGCAAGGCGGTCAATAGCCCTTCCTGTAAAATATTATACGATATATACCACCTACAGAAAACGGAGGGACATATAATCCGCAACATGGATCTCACTTGGGACGAAATCGCCTACATCCAAATCGGGGACAACCCTGGAAGAAAAGAACCTACCACCGGTGAACTTAATTACAAGAACATTTTTAAGTGGATTTCCGAAAAGGGATATGACGGGGTGCTTGGCATGGAACACGGAAATTCCAAAGAGGGCAAGGCCGGCGAACAAGCCGTAATCGATGCGTACAAGCAAGTTGACGACTTTCTTTGA
- a CDS encoding gluconate 2-dehydrogenase subunit 3 family protein, with protein sequence MDRRKALRNMGLALGYTVTAPTLISIVQSCKNETELEWTPDFFSKDEGAALTKLVDIIIPKTDTPSASETQVHLFIDRFTDQVMEPQQQEFVKMSIGRFMEKALKDSEKEKAGDLTPEELEPVLATALKTTPEDQIKNFEAIKQYHEALTDGKEAILAEDIFRFAFANNLRGLTIMGYKTSEYVGEEILEYLPVPGEYIPCDDLQELTGGKAWSI encoded by the coding sequence ATGGACAGAAGAAAAGCACTCAGAAATATGGGGTTGGCACTCGGTTACACCGTGACCGCCCCTACTTTGATAAGCATCGTTCAAAGCTGTAAAAACGAGACGGAACTGGAATGGACGCCCGACTTTTTTAGTAAGGATGAAGGAGCGGCCCTTACAAAGCTGGTGGATATCATCATCCCAAAGACCGACACCCCCTCGGCTTCCGAAACCCAGGTTCACCTCTTTATCGACAGGTTTACGGATCAGGTAATGGAACCCCAACAGCAAGAATTCGTCAAGATGTCGATCGGCCGTTTTATGGAGAAGGCCCTTAAGGATTCGGAAAAGGAGAAGGCCGGGGACCTGACCCCAGAGGAACTGGAGCCCGTACTCGCCACCGCGCTAAAAACGACCCCTGAAGATCAAATCAAAAATTTTGAGGCCATAAAACAGTATCACGAGGCGCTGACGGATGGCAAAGAAGCCATCCTTGCCGAAGATATCTTCCGTTTCGCCTTTGCCAACAATCTAAGGGGCCTGACCATAATGGGCTATAAAACCTCGGAGTACGTTGGGGAAGAAATACTGGAGTATCTTCCCGTTCCCGGTGAATATATTCCCTGCGATGATTTGCAGGAGCTGACGGGCGGCAAAGCGTGGTCCATATAG
- a CDS encoding GMC family oxidoreductase, with product MDKFYYNQQQESYDAIVVGTGISGGWAAKELCENGLKTLVLERGRMVKHIEDYETANMDDWDFPLRGELPLEEQKKQLKQARTGYTTKAPSHMWFVNDLVHPYNEIKRFDWMRGYHVGGRSLQWGRHSYRWSDFDFAANQKDGISIDWPVRYRDIAPWYDKVEAYIGVTGEPLGLEQLPDGIFEPMMPLNCLEDHFREKVAENFDGRVVTAGRVAHINSDKKFEGDRRQRCQYRNRCIRGCPFGAYFSSNSSTLPAAEATGNMTLRPDSIVHEIIYDPDTKKATGVKVIDRVTKETHEFKAKVIFLCASAIASTAILMQSKSDRFPDGMGNDSDQLGRNIMDHHLGVGASGKFDGFEDKYYKGRKPNGIYLPRFRNLGGDSNRTDYIRGFGYQGGASRGNWEDSVAELSYGKELKETILKPGGWRFGMTGFGEMLPYEENRMTLDYEKLDGWGLPTVTFDAEFKENEWTMRKDMKDSAVEMLEKAGLKDVQPYDNPGAPGLGIHEMGTARMGRSRRTSVLNAYNQVHDVPNVYVTDGAFMTSASCVNPSLTYMAFTARAANHAAEQLKKGTI from the coding sequence ATGGATAAATTTTATTACAACCAACAACAGGAATCGTACGATGCCATCGTGGTGGGTACGGGTATCAGTGGAGGATGGGCCGCAAAGGAGCTCTGTGAGAACGGGCTCAAGACATTGGTACTCGAACGCGGTCGGATGGTCAAGCATATAGAGGACTACGAGACCGCGAATATGGACGATTGGGACTTCCCCCTCCGTGGCGAACTTCCGTTGGAGGAACAGAAAAAGCAGCTCAAACAGGCCCGTACCGGTTACACCACGAAGGCACCGAGCCACATGTGGTTCGTCAACGACCTCGTGCATCCGTACAACGAGATCAAGCGCTTCGATTGGATGCGCGGCTATCACGTCGGCGGCCGTTCGCTGCAATGGGGCCGGCATAGCTATCGTTGGAGCGATTTCGACTTTGCCGCCAACCAAAAGGACGGGATATCGATAGATTGGCCGGTACGGTATCGCGATATCGCCCCGTGGTACGACAAGGTGGAAGCCTATATCGGGGTCACTGGGGAACCGTTGGGCCTTGAACAGCTGCCCGACGGGATTTTCGAGCCCATGATGCCGCTCAATTGCCTCGAAGACCATTTTAGGGAGAAGGTAGCCGAAAATTTTGATGGTCGGGTCGTAACGGCAGGGCGGGTCGCCCACATCAATAGTGATAAAAAATTCGAGGGCGACCGACGCCAGCGCTGCCAATATCGAAACCGTTGTATCCGTGGGTGCCCTTTCGGCGCCTACTTCAGCAGTAACTCATCTACCCTGCCCGCCGCAGAGGCCACCGGCAATATGACCCTTCGGCCGGATTCCATCGTACACGAGATCATTTACGACCCCGACACCAAAAAGGCGACCGGGGTCAAGGTCATTGACCGCGTAACCAAAGAGACCCATGAATTCAAAGCCAAGGTCATTTTTCTATGTGCATCGGCCATTGCCTCCACCGCTATCTTGATGCAATCGAAATCCGACCGCTTTCCCGATGGTATGGGGAACGATTCCGACCAGTTGGGCCGAAATATCATGGACCATCATCTGGGCGTCGGTGCTTCCGGCAAGTTTGATGGTTTTGAGGACAAATATTATAAGGGACGAAAGCCCAACGGTATCTATCTGCCGCGTTTCAGGAACCTGGGCGGCGATTCGAACCGTACGGACTATATTCGTGGTTTCGGCTACCAAGGCGGGGCCTCGCGGGGCAACTGGGAAGACTCGGTCGCGGAACTGTCTTACGGAAAAGAGCTGAAGGAGACCATTCTCAAACCTGGAGGCTGGAGGTTCGGGATGACCGGTTTCGGGGAAATGCTGCCCTACGAAGAAAACCGTATGACCCTTGACTACGAAAAATTGGACGGATGGGGACTGCCTACAGTTACTTTCGACGCGGAGTTCAAAGAGAATGAATGGACCATGCGGAAAGACATGAAAGACTCCGCCGTGGAAATGCTGGAAAAAGCGGGACTTAAAGACGTACAGCCCTACGATAATCCAGGGGCACCTGGTCTTGGAATCCACGAAATGGGTACGGCAAGAATGGGAAGAAGCCGACGCACCTCGGTACTGAACGCCTATAATCAGGTACATGATGTGCCCAACGTATATGTGACCGACGGGGCCTTCATGACCTCCGCCAGTTGCGTCAACCCATCGTTGACCTACATGGCCTTTACCGCCAGGGCCGCGAACCATGCGGCGGAGCAACTTAAAAAAGGAACCATATAA
- a CDS encoding sugar phosphate isomerase/epimerase family protein: MKRRKFIRNSSQAGLALSFLGMYACKETKKKEEENLEDADLTVEEVDPFFKLSLAQWSIHKMINNDGVDPYSFAEKAKDWGFSGLEYVSQLYPADLDNNEYSEEAMANFIEKSNAEAERHGMQNVLIMIDGQGNLAVSDDKERKEAVERHHKWVDAAKDMGCQSIRVNLAGSDEPEEWKANSVDGLTQLGGYAKEKGINILVENHGGLSSNGEMLADVMATVDMDNVGTLPDFGNFCIERSSDGCAEDYDKYKGVEELMPYAKAVSAKSNVFDEAGNERAIDYKKMLQIVKDHGYTGYIGVEFEGSELSEEEGIIATKELLLRAAQEMA; the protein is encoded by the coding sequence ATGAAACGAAGAAAATTTATCAGAAATAGCTCACAAGCTGGACTGGCATTGTCCTTTTTAGGAATGTATGCCTGTAAGGAGACCAAAAAGAAAGAGGAGGAAAACTTGGAAGATGCCGATTTGACCGTAGAGGAGGTCGATCCGTTTTTCAAGCTTTCGCTGGCGCAGTGGAGCATCCATAAAATGATAAACAACGATGGGGTCGACCCGTACAGCTTTGCCGAAAAAGCCAAAGATTGGGGCTTTTCGGGCTTGGAGTATGTAAGTCAACTGTATCCTGCGGATTTGGATAACAATGAATATTCCGAGGAAGCGATGGCCAATTTCATTGAAAAATCGAATGCCGAAGCGGAAAGGCACGGAATGCAGAACGTTTTGATTATGATCGACGGGCAGGGCAATCTTGCAGTTAGCGACGACAAAGAAAGAAAGGAGGCCGTGGAGCGTCACCACAAATGGGTCGATGCGGCCAAGGATATGGGATGCCAATCCATAAGGGTCAACCTGGCAGGAAGCGACGAGCCCGAAGAATGGAAAGCCAACTCCGTTGATGGGCTGACCCAGTTGGGCGGATATGCCAAGGAGAAAGGCATCAATATTCTTGTAGAAAATCACGGTGGACTCTCATCGAACGGAGAAATGCTGGCCGATGTAATGGCTACGGTCGATATGGATAACGTCGGTACCCTGCCCGATTTCGGGAACTTCTGTATTGAACGCTCCAGTGATGGCTGTGCCGAGGATTATGATAAGTATAAAGGGGTCGAGGAATTGATGCCCTACGCCAAAGCAGTCAGTGCCAAGAGCAATGTGTTCGACGAGGCCGGAAATGAGCGGGCAATCGACTATAAAAAAATGCTGCAAATCGTCAAAGACCACGGGTATACCGGTTACATCGGGGTAGAATTTGAAGGTAGCGAACTCAGCGAGGAGGAGGGCATCATTGCCACCAAGGAGCTGTTGCTCAGGGCAGCCCAGGAAATGGCCTAA
- a CDS encoding DinB family protein produces the protein MKSYFNSIFDYNFHCNKELIAILTTNDAVSEKSLRLFSHILNAHHIWNARILGRKSEYEVWQSHDIKALGDIHYENQRDSFGITSNTEDFEKTIDYENTEGKSFAHTLQDMLFHIINHSTYHRGQIAMDFRANGIEPLVSDYIYSKR, from the coding sequence GTGAAATCATATTTCAACTCAATTTTCGATTATAACTTTCATTGCAACAAAGAATTGATAGCTATTTTGACGACCAACGATGCAGTGTCCGAAAAAAGTCTACGGCTGTTCAGCCATATCCTGAACGCGCACCATATATGGAACGCCCGCATTCTGGGTCGAAAGTCGGAGTACGAAGTTTGGCAGTCGCATGACATCAAGGCCTTGGGCGACATCCATTACGAAAACCAACGGGACTCTTTCGGTATTACCTCGAACACCGAGGATTTTGAAAAAACAATCGATTACGAAAATACGGAAGGTAAGTCGTTTGCCCACACCCTGCAGGACATGCTGTTTCACATCATCAATCATTCGACGTACCACCGTGGGCAGATTGCCATGGATTTCAGGGCTAACGGAATAGAGCCCTTGGTCTCCGATTATATATACTCCAAAAGATAA
- a CDS encoding nucleoside permease — protein sequence MTGTIRTQLSIMMFLEFFVWGGWYVTMGIYLPNTLGSDGSETAMAYSTQSYGAILAPFVIGLIADRYFNAERILGILHLLGAVLMYLLYQTSDFTLFFPYLLAYMIMYMSTLALVNSVSFNQMKDPGKEFGFVRVFGTVGWIASGMLISYLNWDSQQGISEGLLRNTFLMSAIASAVLGLFSFTLPKTPPRVDKSKKISLSDVLGLDALSLLKDRNFLVFFLASVLISIPLAFYYQHAGQFLGEIGVANPAFKMSFGQVSELVFMLLLPFFFKRFGFKMTMLVAMFAWGLRYLLFAYGDTGEFVALIVVGIALHGVCYDFFFVSGQIYTDSKAGKEYKSAAQGLITLATYGVGMLIGFWAAGEITDAYLLSDGVHDWRTIWLFPAGFAFLVLLLFGTLFKDVKISYKT from the coding sequence ATGACCGGTACGATACGCACCCAACTTTCTATAATGATGTTCCTCGAATTTTTCGTTTGGGGAGGTTGGTACGTGACCATGGGAATCTATCTTCCGAATACGTTGGGTTCCGACGGCAGCGAGACGGCAATGGCCTACTCCACGCAGTCGTATGGTGCTATTCTGGCGCCCTTCGTCATAGGGTTGATCGCCGATCGCTATTTTAACGCCGAGCGGATACTTGGAATTCTGCATCTCTTGGGAGCCGTACTGATGTATTTGCTCTATCAAACTTCCGATTTCACCCTGTTTTTTCCATATCTGCTGGCTTATATGATTATGTATATGAGCACCTTGGCCTTGGTCAACTCGGTATCGTTCAACCAGATGAAAGACCCCGGCAAGGAGTTCGGTTTCGTACGTGTTTTCGGGACCGTGGGATGGATTGCATCGGGAATGCTGATCAGTTATTTGAATTGGGACTCACAACAGGGAATTTCCGAGGGTCTTCTTCGAAATACGTTTTTGATGTCCGCTATCGCTTCGGCTGTACTGGGCCTATTTAGCTTTACGTTGCCGAAAACGCCGCCCCGGGTCGATAAATCGAAAAAAATAAGTCTTTCGGATGTTTTGGGGCTGGACGCCCTTTCCCTTTTAAAAGATCGGAATTTTCTGGTTTTCTTCTTGGCCTCGGTACTTATATCAATTCCTTTGGCCTTTTATTATCAGCATGCCGGACAGTTCTTGGGGGAAATCGGGGTGGCCAATCCCGCTTTTAAGATGAGTTTCGGCCAGGTCTCGGAATTGGTTTTTATGCTTTTGCTCCCTTTTTTCTTTAAGCGTTTTGGGTTTAAGATGACCATGTTGGTGGCCATGTTCGCTTGGGGCCTACGGTACCTTTTGTTTGCGTACGGGGATACTGGCGAATTTGTGGCCTTGATCGTTGTCGGTATCGCGTTGCACGGCGTCTGTTATGATTTTTTCTTTGTCAGTGGACAGATTTATACGGATAGCAAGGCTGGTAAGGAATATAAAAGCGCTGCTCAGGGTTTGATTACCTTGGCGACCTATGGCGTAGGTATGCTGATCGGCTTTTGGGCCGCTGGAGAGATTACCGATGCCTATCTGCTCTCCGACGGCGTTCACGATTGGCGTACGATATGGTTATTTCCTGCAGGATTTGCGTTTTTGGTGCTGCTGCTCTTCGGGACACTGTTCAAAGATGTGAAAATCAGCTATAAGACGTAG
- a CDS encoding Gfo/Idh/MocA family protein, whose amino-acid sequence MPKKIRLGILGGGGDSLIGVLHRVASQINDNYEIVGAVFNPHIKDSIAFAEEIDVPTDRIYKDFDTLVEEELKLPEDERIQVCSILTPNFLHFPMALKLIENGFHVICEKPMTTTLEEAKTLQKAHEKAGTVFALTHTYTGYPMVRQMREMIKEGVLGKIHKVDAVYYQGWINEIIHDEEKRKSVWRLDPEKAGISSCMGDIGTHAFNMVEYATGLNINSILCDFNYLYKDNKMDIDGTVLIRMDDHVKGVIRASQVATGEENALGISIYGQKGGLRWKQEDPNFLYLLSDTDPTQIYKPGHAYNSELSLAGTKLPPGHPEGIFDSMANIYLGAAKAIRGEEYDQGEFPTMVDGVRGMNFVEATVESHKEGNVWVELEK is encoded by the coding sequence ATGCCAAAGAAAATCAGATTAGGAATTTTGGGCGGCGGGGGAGATTCCCTCATCGGTGTATTGCACCGGGTAGCCTCACAAATCAACGATAATTACGAAATCGTCGGGGCGGTTTTCAATCCTCATATAAAGGATAGTATCGCCTTCGCCGAGGAAATCGACGTACCCACAGATCGAATTTACAAAGACTTCGACACCTTGGTGGAAGAGGAATTAAAATTGCCCGAAGATGAGCGTATTCAGGTCTGCTCGATACTAACGCCCAATTTTCTCCATTTTCCCATGGCGTTGAAATTAATTGAAAACGGATTTCATGTCATCTGCGAAAAACCGATGACCACGACCTTAGAAGAGGCCAAGACGTTGCAGAAGGCCCATGAAAAAGCGGGCACCGTATTCGCCCTGACCCACACCTATACGGGCTACCCGATGGTACGTCAAATGCGCGAAATGATCAAGGAGGGTGTGTTGGGCAAAATCCACAAGGTCGATGCCGTGTATTATCAAGGGTGGATCAACGAAATTATCCACGATGAGGAAAAGCGAAAGAGCGTATGGCGTCTGGATCCCGAGAAAGCGGGTATAAGTTCGTGTATGGGGGATATCGGTACCCATGCCTTCAATATGGTGGAATATGCCACAGGACTTAATATCAATTCCATACTTTGCGATTTCAACTATTTGTACAAGGATAATAAAATGGACATTGACGGTACGGTGCTCATCAGAATGGACGACCACGTGAAGGGTGTGATTCGGGCCAGTCAGGTCGCTACGGGTGAAGAAAATGCTTTGGGTATTTCCATTTACGGTCAAAAAGGCGGTTTACGCTGGAAGCAGGAAGATCCGAATTTTTTATACCTTCTCAGCGACACCGACCCAACTCAAATTTACAAGCCTGGGCACGCTTACAACAGTGAGCTTTCATTGGCCGGAACAAAACTGCCACCTGGACATCCCGAAGGCATCTTCGATTCCATGGCGAACATCTACCTCGGTGCCGCCAAGGCCATCCGTGGGGAAGAATACGACCAGGGTGAATTTCCAACGATGGTCGACGGCGTCCGCGGTATGAACTTTGTCGAGGCTACGGTCGAATCGCACAAAGAAGGTAACGTTTGGGTCGAGCTGGAGAAGTGA
- a CDS encoding ASCH domain-containing protein — MENKSARALWGDYLDKHLEHVFVNAPRTIHFSNNEKDANDYAVLVKKGIKKATSMSLLGLQHRGEPLPKIGDFLVVTDWEGRAQCLVRTTKVTLKPFFAIDVTYALKEGIGDKSLAHWKKVHWDFFADELQRFGREPRESMIVVCQEFEKVS; from the coding sequence ATGGAAAATAAATCTGCCCGCGCCCTTTGGGGCGATTATTTGGACAAACATTTAGAACATGTCTTTGTCAATGCCCCCAGAACGATTCACTTCTCCAACAACGAAAAGGATGCCAACGATTATGCCGTGTTGGTCAAAAAGGGCATAAAAAAAGCGACATCCATGTCTCTTTTGGGATTGCAGCACCGCGGTGAACCTTTGCCTAAAATCGGGGACTTTTTGGTCGTAACGGATTGGGAGGGCCGAGCGCAATGTTTAGTGCGCACCACCAAGGTCACCCTGAAACCTTTCTTTGCAATCGATGTGACCTATGCCCTTAAGGAAGGTATTGGGGACAAAAGCCTTGCCCATTGGAAAAAGGTACACTGGGATTTTTTTGCTGACGAGCTGCAGCGCTTCGGCCGTGAACCCAGGGAAAGCATGATCGTAGTCTGTCAGGAGTTCGAAAAGGTATCTTAA
- a CDS encoding sugar phosphate isomerase/epimerase family protein, producing the protein MKTIKGPAVFLAQFVDDKAPFNSLDGMCKWASDLGYKGIQIPTWENFLIDIDKAAESQDYCDELKGKVNSYGLEIAELSTHLQGQLVAVHPAYDLMFDNFAPDKVKNNPTARTEWAVDVVKKAATASRRLGLKTSATFSGALLWHTWHPWPQRPPGLVEMGFEELAKRWMPILDHYDGEGVDVCYEIHPGEDLHDGDTFERFLEATGNHKRVNILYDPSHFVLQQLDYIAYIDHYHEFIKSFHVKDSEFNPTGKKGAFGGYNNWGDRAGRYRSLGDGQIDFKTIFSKLTQYGCDVWAVMEWECCIKSPEQGAREGAVFIQDHIIEATEKAFDDFAGADIDEDRLRRILGITK; encoded by the coding sequence ATGAAGACAATTAAAGGACCCGCCGTATTTCTGGCGCAATTCGTAGATGACAAGGCGCCGTTCAATTCTTTGGACGGGATGTGTAAATGGGCGTCGGATTTAGGGTACAAAGGTATTCAAATACCCACATGGGAAAATTTCCTCATCGATATCGATAAGGCCGCCGAAAGCCAAGACTATTGTGATGAACTGAAAGGGAAGGTAAATTCATACGGACTCGAGATTGCCGAACTCTCTACCCACCTACAGGGACAATTGGTGGCCGTGCATCCGGCCTATGACCTGATGTTCGACAATTTTGCTCCCGATAAGGTCAAAAACAATCCCACGGCGCGCACCGAATGGGCCGTCGATGTCGTCAAAAAAGCGGCGACCGCCAGCCGTCGATTAGGCCTTAAGACATCCGCTACTTTCTCCGGGGCCTTACTTTGGCATACCTGGCACCCCTGGCCGCAGCGACCGCCCGGACTTGTGGAAATGGGCTTCGAGGAGCTGGCCAAGCGTTGGATGCCGATCCTGGACCACTATGACGGGGAAGGGGTCGATGTCTGTTATGAGATCCATCCCGGCGAAGATCTGCACGACGGCGATACCTTCGAGCGTTTTCTGGAAGCTACCGGAAACCATAAGCGCGTCAATATTCTCTATGATCCCAGCCATTTTGTACTGCAGCAGCTCGATTATATTGCATACATCGACCATTACCATGAATTCATCAAGTCTTTTCACGTAAAGGATTCGGAATTCAATCCCACGGGGAAAAAGGGCGCTTTCGGGGGCTATAACAACTGGGGTGACCGTGCCGGACGTTACCGCTCTCTTGGCGACGGTCAAATTGACTTCAAAACGATCTTTTCCAAGCTTACCCAATATGGGTGCGACGTTTGGGCGGTAATGGAATGGGAGTGCTGTATCAAGAGTCCCGAGCAGGGAGCGCGGGAAGGCGCCGTCTTTATTCAGGACCATATCATCGAGGCGACGGAAAAAGCCTTTGACGATTTCGCGGGCGCCGATATCGATGAGGATAGGTTAAGAAGGATATTGGGGATTACAAAGTAA
- a CDS encoding 3-keto-disaccharide hydrolase — MRNLILFLFAATLTIGCKDKSEKSQEKMESERIAEAQTEKPPQEWTVLFDGTSFDGWKEFQKDGVSDHWKIEDDAMVFHPPENRKDGEIHDLVTERKFTDFVLSLDWKISEGGNSGIMWGVKEDGDFDRPYHTGPEIQVLDNERHPDAKAGTTHQAGALYDMIAPSKDATKPVGEWNTMVITVDNGEKRGSVELNGEEITTFPVGGEMWDTMVSKSKFAGWDGFGKFVEGKIVLQDHGDKVSYRNIKIKEL; from the coding sequence ATGAGAAATTTAATCCTATTTCTGTTCGCGGCAACCTTGACGATCGGTTGTAAGGACAAATCGGAAAAATCACAGGAAAAAATGGAATCCGAACGTATTGCGGAAGCGCAAACAGAAAAACCTCCCCAAGAGTGGACGGTACTTTTCGACGGCACTTCTTTTGACGGTTGGAAAGAGTTTCAAAAAGACGGCGTATCCGACCATTGGAAAATCGAAGATGACGCTATGGTTTTTCATCCTCCCGAAAATCGCAAGGATGGCGAGATACATGATTTGGTTACCGAAAGGAAATTTACTGATTTCGTACTGTCGCTGGACTGGAAAATCTCCGAAGGCGGCAACAGTGGTATCATGTGGGGCGTAAAGGAGGACGGCGATTTCGACAGGCCCTATCATACAGGACCTGAAATTCAAGTGCTGGATAATGAAAGACACCCTGATGCCAAAGCGGGCACCACCCATCAGGCGGGAGCGCTTTACGATATGATAGCCCCGTCGAAAGATGCGACCAAACCCGTCGGAGAATGGAATACCATGGTCATTACGGTCGACAACGGCGAAAAGCGGGGCAGTGTTGAACTCAATGGGGAAGAAATTACAACTTTTCCGGTAGGCGGTGAAATGTGGGATACCATGGTCTCTAAATCCAAATTTGCCGGTTGGGACGGATTCGGAAAGTTCGTAGAAGGGAAAA